A window of Ipomoea triloba cultivar NCNSP0323 chromosome 2, ASM357664v1 contains these coding sequences:
- the LOC116009785 gene encoding transcription factor BIM1-like isoform X1, translated as MELPQPRAFGTEGRKTTHDFLSLYSSLEQDPRPPQAGGFVRTHDFLQPLEGAGKTVGKEEIDEVEMRGVEKPLPPAPAVEPVLPGGIGTYSISYLHQRAPKPEGSFYTVTDTNDVNSDYSSCTRTGFTVWNESTLKKDNSAGDFRAVLRETGMNKGGGPQLGRPSQTPSNLKNKTATFSSFLASQQFSEQNNQSFLNMIASSKSVREDDGNLEEEEFVIKKEQSLHPRGNLPVKVDEKSSDQKPNTPRSKHSAIEQRRRSKINDRFQMLRGIIPHSDQKRDKASFLLEVIEYIQFLQEKVHKYEGSYQGWDNETSKLPWSKCHSDAQGYIDHSQGKKNVSGPALMLAAKFAGNRPGISLPIPISEQNIESNMNLACPKENGHQSENNEKPVSLPNAFPFCGTSNTVAQHSPKLALGGDASTTFRHQFQCSSDRSHITSQAVASDKSKDEDLTVESGTISISSMYSQGLLNTLTKALENSGVDLSQASISVHVDLGKRSNGRLNNSSASTLKGDDVSTSNQPMPHSITSTSQGKCDQAQKRLKTSRG; from the exons ATGGAGCTGCCTCAACCTAGAGCTTTTGGAACTGAAG GCAGAAAGACAACACATGACTTTCTTTCACTGTATTCATCCCTCGAGCAAGATCCCAGACCTCCCCAAG CAGGTGGCTTCGTTAGAACTCATGACTTCTTGCAACCACTAGAAGGAGCAGGGAAGACTGTGGGCAAGGAAGAAATTGATGAGGTTGAAATGAGAGGTGTGGAGAAGCCTCTTCCACCAGCTCCTGCAGTGGAGCCTGTTCTTCCTGGTGGCATTGGGACCTATAGCATTTCTTACCTGCACCAAAGGGCTCCAAAGCCAGAAGGGAGCTTTTATACTGTTACCGACACAAATGATGTAAACTCAGACTACAGTTCTTGCACAAGGACTGGCTTCACAGTATGGAATGAATCCACTTTGAAGAAGGATAATTCTGCTGGGGATTTCAGAGCCGTTCTAAGAG AAACAGGTATGAACAAAGGAGGAGGACCACAGCTTGGACGGCCATCACAAACACCCTCTAACCTTAAGAACAAAACTGCAACATTCAGTTCTTTCTTAGCCTCCCA ACAGTTTTCAGAACAAAACAATCAGAGCTTCTTAAACATGATCGCATCATCTAAAAGTGTGCGAGAAGATGATGGCAacttagaagaagaagaatttgtcATTAAGAAAGAGCAATCATTACACCCAAGAG GTAACTTGCCAGTTAAAGTTGATGAAAAAAGCAGTGATCAGAAGCCAAATACTCCACGCTCAAAGCACTCAGCAATAGAGCAGCGCAGGAGGAGCAAGATCAATGACAG ATTTCAGATGTTGAGAGGTATCATCCCTCATAGTGACCAAAAGCGAGATAAAGCATCATTCTTGTTAGAG GTCATTGAGTATATTCAGTTTCTACAAGAGAAAGTACACAAGTATGAGGGATCCTATCAAGGCTGGGACAATGAAACTTCAAAGTTGCCCTGG AGCAAATGCCATAGTGATGCTCAAGGTTACATTGATCATTCCCAAGGCAAAAAGAATGTATCAGGTCCAGCACTGATGCTTGCTGCAAAATTTGCTGGGAACAGACCTGGGATCTCTCTGCCAATTCCCATCAGTGAGCAGAATATAGAATCAAACATGAACTTAGCTTGTCCTAAGGAAAATGGTCATCAGAgtgaaaataatgaaaaacCAGTCTCTCTTCCAAATGCATTTCCCTTTTGTGGCACAAGTAACACAGTGGCACAGCATTCACCTAAACTGGCACTTGGTGGAGATGCATCAACAACATTTAGGCATCAGTTTCAGTGTTCATCAGATAGATCACACATAACCAGTCAAGCAGTTGCAAGTGATAAATCAAAAGATGAGGACCTGACCGTAGAAAGCGGTACGATCAGCATCTCGAGCATGTATTCTCAAGG GTTGTTAAACACTCTCACCAAAGCACTTGAGAATTCTGGAGTAGATTTGTCCCAAGCCAGCATCTCAGTACACGTTGATCTTGGGAAGAGATCAAACGGCAGATTGAATAATTCTTCTGCATCCACACTCAAG GGTGATGATGTTTCTACAAGCAATCAACCAATGCCACACTCCATTACAAGCACCAGCCAAGGCAAGTGTGACCAAGCCCAGAAAAGACTAAAAACAAGCAGAGGCTAA
- the LOC116009785 gene encoding transcription factor BIM1-like isoform X2: MELPQPRAFGTEGRKTTHDFLSLYSSLEQDPRPPQGGFVRTHDFLQPLEGAGKTVGKEEIDEVEMRGVEKPLPPAPAVEPVLPGGIGTYSISYLHQRAPKPEGSFYTVTDTNDVNSDYSSCTRTGFTVWNESTLKKDNSAGDFRAVLRETGMNKGGGPQLGRPSQTPSNLKNKTATFSSFLASQQFSEQNNQSFLNMIASSKSVREDDGNLEEEEFVIKKEQSLHPRGNLPVKVDEKSSDQKPNTPRSKHSAIEQRRRSKINDRFQMLRGIIPHSDQKRDKASFLLEVIEYIQFLQEKVHKYEGSYQGWDNETSKLPWSKCHSDAQGYIDHSQGKKNVSGPALMLAAKFAGNRPGISLPIPISEQNIESNMNLACPKENGHQSENNEKPVSLPNAFPFCGTSNTVAQHSPKLALGGDASTTFRHQFQCSSDRSHITSQAVASDKSKDEDLTVESGTISISSMYSQGLLNTLTKALENSGVDLSQASISVHVDLGKRSNGRLNNSSASTLKGDDVSTSNQPMPHSITSTSQGKCDQAQKRLKTSRG; encoded by the exons ATGGAGCTGCCTCAACCTAGAGCTTTTGGAACTGAAG GCAGAAAGACAACACATGACTTTCTTTCACTGTATTCATCCCTCGAGCAAGATCCCAGACCTCCCCAAG GTGGCTTCGTTAGAACTCATGACTTCTTGCAACCACTAGAAGGAGCAGGGAAGACTGTGGGCAAGGAAGAAATTGATGAGGTTGAAATGAGAGGTGTGGAGAAGCCTCTTCCACCAGCTCCTGCAGTGGAGCCTGTTCTTCCTGGTGGCATTGGGACCTATAGCATTTCTTACCTGCACCAAAGGGCTCCAAAGCCAGAAGGGAGCTTTTATACTGTTACCGACACAAATGATGTAAACTCAGACTACAGTTCTTGCACAAGGACTGGCTTCACAGTATGGAATGAATCCACTTTGAAGAAGGATAATTCTGCTGGGGATTTCAGAGCCGTTCTAAGAG AAACAGGTATGAACAAAGGAGGAGGACCACAGCTTGGACGGCCATCACAAACACCCTCTAACCTTAAGAACAAAACTGCAACATTCAGTTCTTTCTTAGCCTCCCA ACAGTTTTCAGAACAAAACAATCAGAGCTTCTTAAACATGATCGCATCATCTAAAAGTGTGCGAGAAGATGATGGCAacttagaagaagaagaatttgtcATTAAGAAAGAGCAATCATTACACCCAAGAG GTAACTTGCCAGTTAAAGTTGATGAAAAAAGCAGTGATCAGAAGCCAAATACTCCACGCTCAAAGCACTCAGCAATAGAGCAGCGCAGGAGGAGCAAGATCAATGACAG ATTTCAGATGTTGAGAGGTATCATCCCTCATAGTGACCAAAAGCGAGATAAAGCATCATTCTTGTTAGAG GTCATTGAGTATATTCAGTTTCTACAAGAGAAAGTACACAAGTATGAGGGATCCTATCAAGGCTGGGACAATGAAACTTCAAAGTTGCCCTGG AGCAAATGCCATAGTGATGCTCAAGGTTACATTGATCATTCCCAAGGCAAAAAGAATGTATCAGGTCCAGCACTGATGCTTGCTGCAAAATTTGCTGGGAACAGACCTGGGATCTCTCTGCCAATTCCCATCAGTGAGCAGAATATAGAATCAAACATGAACTTAGCTTGTCCTAAGGAAAATGGTCATCAGAgtgaaaataatgaaaaacCAGTCTCTCTTCCAAATGCATTTCCCTTTTGTGGCACAAGTAACACAGTGGCACAGCATTCACCTAAACTGGCACTTGGTGGAGATGCATCAACAACATTTAGGCATCAGTTTCAGTGTTCATCAGATAGATCACACATAACCAGTCAAGCAGTTGCAAGTGATAAATCAAAAGATGAGGACCTGACCGTAGAAAGCGGTACGATCAGCATCTCGAGCATGTATTCTCAAGG GTTGTTAAACACTCTCACCAAAGCACTTGAGAATTCTGGAGTAGATTTGTCCCAAGCCAGCATCTCAGTACACGTTGATCTTGGGAAGAGATCAAACGGCAGATTGAATAATTCTTCTGCATCCACACTCAAG GGTGATGATGTTTCTACAAGCAATCAACCAATGCCACACTCCATTACAAGCACCAGCCAAGGCAAGTGTGACCAAGCCCAGAAAAGACTAAAAACAAGCAGAGGCTAA
- the LOC116009785 gene encoding transcription factor BIM2-like isoform X3 produces the protein MRGVEKPLPPAPAVEPVLPGGIGTYSISYLHQRAPKPEGSFYTVTDTNDVNSDYSSCTRTGFTVWNESTLKKDNSAGDFRAVLRETGMNKGGGPQLGRPSQTPSNLKNKTATFSSFLASQQFSEQNNQSFLNMIASSKSVREDDGNLEEEEFVIKKEQSLHPRGNLPVKVDEKSSDQKPNTPRSKHSAIEQRRRSKINDRFQMLRGIIPHSDQKRDKASFLLEVIEYIQFLQEKVHKYEGSYQGWDNETSKLPWSKCHSDAQGYIDHSQGKKNVSGPALMLAAKFAGNRPGISLPIPISEQNIESNMNLACPKENGHQSENNEKPVSLPNAFPFCGTSNTVAQHSPKLALGGDASTTFRHQFQCSSDRSHITSQAVASDKSKDEDLTVESGTISISSMYSQGLLNTLTKALENSGVDLSQASISVHVDLGKRSNGRLNNSSASTLKGDDVSTSNQPMPHSITSTSQGKCDQAQKRLKTSRG, from the exons ATGAGAGGTGTGGAGAAGCCTCTTCCACCAGCTCCTGCAGTGGAGCCTGTTCTTCCTGGTGGCATTGGGACCTATAGCATTTCTTACCTGCACCAAAGGGCTCCAAAGCCAGAAGGGAGCTTTTATACTGTTACCGACACAAATGATGTAAACTCAGACTACAGTTCTTGCACAAGGACTGGCTTCACAGTATGGAATGAATCCACTTTGAAGAAGGATAATTCTGCTGGGGATTTCAGAGCCGTTCTAAGAG AAACAGGTATGAACAAAGGAGGAGGACCACAGCTTGGACGGCCATCACAAACACCCTCTAACCTTAAGAACAAAACTGCAACATTCAGTTCTTTCTTAGCCTCCCA ACAGTTTTCAGAACAAAACAATCAGAGCTTCTTAAACATGATCGCATCATCTAAAAGTGTGCGAGAAGATGATGGCAacttagaagaagaagaatttgtcATTAAGAAAGAGCAATCATTACACCCAAGAG GTAACTTGCCAGTTAAAGTTGATGAAAAAAGCAGTGATCAGAAGCCAAATACTCCACGCTCAAAGCACTCAGCAATAGAGCAGCGCAGGAGGAGCAAGATCAATGACAG ATTTCAGATGTTGAGAGGTATCATCCCTCATAGTGACCAAAAGCGAGATAAAGCATCATTCTTGTTAGAG GTCATTGAGTATATTCAGTTTCTACAAGAGAAAGTACACAAGTATGAGGGATCCTATCAAGGCTGGGACAATGAAACTTCAAAGTTGCCCTGG AGCAAATGCCATAGTGATGCTCAAGGTTACATTGATCATTCCCAAGGCAAAAAGAATGTATCAGGTCCAGCACTGATGCTTGCTGCAAAATTTGCTGGGAACAGACCTGGGATCTCTCTGCCAATTCCCATCAGTGAGCAGAATATAGAATCAAACATGAACTTAGCTTGTCCTAAGGAAAATGGTCATCAGAgtgaaaataatgaaaaacCAGTCTCTCTTCCAAATGCATTTCCCTTTTGTGGCACAAGTAACACAGTGGCACAGCATTCACCTAAACTGGCACTTGGTGGAGATGCATCAACAACATTTAGGCATCAGTTTCAGTGTTCATCAGATAGATCACACATAACCAGTCAAGCAGTTGCAAGTGATAAATCAAAAGATGAGGACCTGACCGTAGAAAGCGGTACGATCAGCATCTCGAGCATGTATTCTCAAGG GTTGTTAAACACTCTCACCAAAGCACTTGAGAATTCTGGAGTAGATTTGTCCCAAGCCAGCATCTCAGTACACGTTGATCTTGGGAAGAGATCAAACGGCAGATTGAATAATTCTTCTGCATCCACACTCAAG GGTGATGATGTTTCTACAAGCAATCAACCAATGCCACACTCCATTACAAGCACCAGCCAAGGCAAGTGTGACCAAGCCCAGAAAAGACTAAAAACAAGCAGAGGCTAA
- the LOC116011138 gene encoding uncharacterized protein LOC116011138 — MAIDKTWMEISDRSLSHYEKGVKDFFEFAFKNLDKGRDVRCPCKKCRNIIFRKHQIIYEHLILNGINKDYKQWYHHGEDFEHYEDDDDDDDERDTSDTNDGMRDMLDDLGRGNTEFFGQFNDQNEGVDAPRGNPTSPNKEAAKFYRLLLELEQELYPGCEESSTLSFIVELLNWKCLYGISANVVDGVLQIMKKNGFCMDQLQMLLIRAIFAYTEIICEKQSTTRRINC, encoded by the coding sequence ATGGCCATTGATAAAACTTGGATGGAAATTTCTGATAGATCATTGTCACATTATGAAAAAGGAGTTAAGGACTTTTTTGAATTTGCGtttaaaaatcttgataaaGGGAGAGATGTCCGTTGTCCATGTAAAAAATGCAGAAACATTATTTTTAGGAAACACCAAATAatttatgaacatttaatattaaATGGGATAAACAAAGATTACAAGCAGTGGTACCATCATGGAGAAGATTTTGAACActatgaagatgatgatgatgatgatgatgagagagATACAAGTGATACTAATGATGGAATGCGAGATATGTTAGATGATCTTGGACGTGGCAACACAGAGTTTTTTGGCCAATTTAATGATCAAAATGAAGGAGTTGATGCTCCTAGAGGTAATCCTACTAGTCCAAATAAAGAAGCTGCTAAATTTTATAGATTACTGTTAGAATTGGAGCAAGAGCTATATCCTGGCTGTGAGGAATCTTCCACGTTGTCATTCATTGTTGAGCTATTGAATTGGAAATGTCTATATGGGATTAGTGCAAATGTTGTTGATGGAGTGCttcaaataatgaaaaaaaatggttTTTGCATGGATCAATTGCAAATGCTGTTGATTAGAGCGATATTTGCGTACACTGAAATCATATGTGAGAAACAAAGCACGACCAGAAGGATCAATTGCTGA